In Aquabacterium sp. NJ1, one genomic interval encodes:
- a CDS encoding GFA family protein, translating into MKKIAGRCLCSSVQYEVNDNFKYSGFCHCSDCRRFSGSASSAMAGIPMEEFKLVQGEASLKRFIKSESTVLAFCSNCGSSLYAEKPKRGMLHLRLGTLNEAPSLRPQFHSFVASKAEWDSICDGLPQYEAGRS; encoded by the coding sequence ATGAAAAAAATCGCAGGTAGGTGCCTCTGTAGTTCAGTCCAATACGAGGTCAACGACAACTTCAAGTACTCGGGTTTTTGTCACTGCTCTGACTGTCGGCGCTTCTCGGGTTCAGCATCGTCGGCAATGGCCGGCATTCCAATGGAAGAGTTCAAGCTCGTCCAAGGCGAAGCGTCTCTCAAGCGCTTCATCAAGAGCGAAAGCACCGTCCTGGCTTTCTGTAGCAACTGCGGGTCAAGTCTGTATGCCGAAAAGCCAAAACGGGGCATGCTCCATCTAAGGCTCGGAACGCTTAACGAAGCCCCAAGCCTGCGCCCTCAGTTCCATTCGTTCGTCGCGTCGAAGGCCGAATGGGACAGCATTTGCGATGGGCTACCTCAATACGAGGCCGGACGCTCATGA